CCGGGCCGTGCGTTGGCGTACTGTCCACCGCATGGCCCGGCCGGGGCGGCCGCCGGTCGTCCGGCGGCCCGGCGGGAGTGGGAGGTGCGGCATGGAGGCCGCCGAGGTGCGTCGGTTCTGGGGCGGGCTCGGGCTGCCCGGGTTGATCGACGTGCACACGCATTTCATGCCCGAGCGGGTGCTGCGCAAGGTGTGGGAGTACTTCGACGCCGCGGGGCCGCTGATCGGGGACCGGGGCTGGCCGATCACCTACCGCACCGAGGAGGCCGAACGGACGGCGCTGCTCCGGGAGTTCGGGGTACGGGCGTTCACCGCGATGCTGTACCCGCACAAGGCGGGGATGGCCCGCTGGCTGAACGGCTGGGCGGCCGACTTCGCGCGGCGCACGCCCGACTGCCTGCACACGGCGACGCTGTTCCCCGAGCCCGGGGTGGAGGCGTACGTCCGCGAGGCCCTCGACGCCGGGGCCCGGGTGTTCAAGGCGCACGTGCAGGTCGGCGGGTACGACCCCACCGACGAGCAACTGCGGCCCGCCTGGGGCCTGCTGGCCGAGGCCGGCACCCCGGTGGTGATCCACTGCGGCTCGGGCCCCGCCCCGGGCAAGCACACCGGCCCGGAGCCGATCGCCCGCGTCCTGGCCGAGCATCCCCGCCTCTGCCTGATCGTCGCCCACCTGGGCATGCCCGAGTACCGCGAGTTCCTCGACCTCGCCGCCCGCCACGAGCGGGTGCACCTGGACACCACCATGGCGTTCACCGACTTCACCGCCGACTTCATGCCGTTCCCGCCCGAACTCCTCCCCCGCCTCGCCGACCTGGCCGACCGGATCCTGCTGGGCACCGACTTCCCCAACATCCCCTACCCGTACCTGCACCAACTCCAGGCCCTGGAACGCCTCGACCTCGGTGCGGACTGGCTGCGCGCGGTCTGCCACGACAACGCGGCCCGCCTGTTCGACCTCTGACGGCCTGCCCGCTTCCGATCGCCGGTGCGGTGGACTTCCCGTCCCGGGAACTCCCCGCCCGTCCGGCGGTCGAAGCCGGCCGGGCGAGCGCCGTGGAGCTGGGACTCCGGGTCGACGAGGTGGTGGTCGTCCACGATTCGGATCGCGCCGCGCTGCGCCTGCTGCCCTGCGACGTCCTGGTGCGGGTCGCGCCGGCGCGGGACCACGCCGAGGCCTCGTTCGAGGTGGAGGTCGCCCGCCGGCTGGTCGGCGCCGGCGCGCCGGTGGCGGAGCCCGATCCCCGGGTCGGCGCCCGGGTCCACCTGCGGGACGGCTTCGTCCTGTCCTTCTGGACGTACTACGAGCCGGTCGGACCCGCGG
The DNA window shown above is from Streptomyces sp. TLI_171 and carries:
- a CDS encoding amidohydrolase family protein, which translates into the protein MEAAEVRRFWGGLGLPGLIDVHTHFMPERVLRKVWEYFDAAGPLIGDRGWPITYRTEEAERTALLREFGVRAFTAMLYPHKAGMARWLNGWAADFARRTPDCLHTATLFPEPGVEAYVREALDAGARVFKAHVQVGGYDPTDEQLRPAWGLLAEAGTPVVIHCGSGPAPGKHTGPEPIARVLAEHPRLCLIVAHLGMPEYREFLDLAARHERVHLDTTMAFTDFTADFMPFPPELLPRLADLADRILLGTDFPNIPYPYLHQLQALERLDLGADWLRAVCHDNAARLFDL